In the genome of Paenibacillus sp. FSL R5-0766, one region contains:
- a CDS encoding DUF4825 domain-containing protein, with protein MRIRNIWIITLVVLGIIGLVIVEGFVNPKIEAKQARYEEEQQNPLTHDFAALAEYRSPYMGDHSNLSHLNQALPLRERLNGYQLYPETFTVQVNYSLDTREMDAEELERILVYNAVANFVMIDNLEQIVYQFENTSHTLRRESAQQWTGTELKELQNPELWNSTVREKLVEPAQVKEVFSQIVDN; from the coding sequence ATGAGAATTAGAAACATATGGATTATAACACTTGTTGTGTTGGGCATCATTGGCTTAGTGATTGTTGAGGGCTTCGTTAATCCGAAGATCGAGGCGAAACAGGCTCGGTACGAGGAAGAGCAGCAGAATCCGCTGACACATGATTTTGCCGCGTTAGCCGAATATCGCAGTCCCTACATGGGTGATCATTCAAACCTTAGTCATCTGAATCAGGCTTTACCTTTACGTGAAAGATTGAATGGTTACCAACTGTACCCGGAGACGTTCACGGTCCAAGTGAATTATAGCTTGGATACGCGTGAGATGGATGCAGAGGAACTTGAGCGGATACTTGTATATAATGCGGTTGCGAACTTTGTTATGATCGATAATCTGGAGCAGATCGTCTACCAGTTTGAGAATACCAGCCATACCTTACGTCGTGAATCTGCCCAACAATGGACAGGTACGGAATTAAAGGAGCTTCAGAACCCGGAGCTATGGAATTCGACTGTACGCGAGAAGCTGGTGGAACCGGCACAAGTGAAAGAGGTTTTTTCACAGATTGTTGACAATTAA
- a CDS encoding alpha-glucosidase/alpha-galactosidase, whose protein sequence is MSFKVAFIGAGSIGFTRGLLRDLLTVPEFNNIEIAFCDINQHNLDMVTELCQRDIRENGLNIQIQPTTDRREALKDAKYVLCTIRVGGLEAFATDVDIPLKYGVDQCVGDTLCAGGIMYGQRGIAEMLDICKDIREQSAPDVLLLNYSNPMAMLTWACNKYGGVRTIGLCHGVQHGHHQIAEAFGLKKSEVDIICAGINHQTWYIQASHEGKDLTGDLLEAFEKHPEYSRTEKVRIDMLRRFGYYSTESNGHLSEYVPWYRKRPEEINEWIDLGNWINGETGGYLRVCTEGRNWFETDFPNWMKDEPMQFIPEKRGEEHGSYIIEGLETGRVYRGHFNTVNNGVISNLPDDAIIEAPGYVDRNGISMPHVGDLPLGPAAVCNVSIFVQRLAVEAAVNGDDKLLRQAFMMDPLVGAVCNPKEIWQMVDEMLVAQAQWLPQYGDAIAAAEERLAAGDLIPTKEYEGAARLKVKTVEEMKQDRDAANKNAGESDKGKDREKVQQ, encoded by the coding sequence ATGTCGTTTAAAGTGGCGTTTATCGGGGCAGGAAGTATCGGATTTACACGGGGATTGCTAAGGGATTTGCTCACGGTACCAGAGTTTAACAACATCGAGATTGCGTTCTGCGATATTAACCAGCACAATCTGGATATGGTGACTGAGCTGTGTCAGCGGGATATCCGTGAGAATGGATTGAATATTCAGATTCAGCCGACAACGGATCGGAGAGAAGCGTTAAAAGATGCGAAGTATGTACTGTGTACGATTCGTGTTGGGGGACTGGAAGCATTTGCAACCGATGTGGATATTCCACTGAAATATGGGGTTGATCAATGTGTCGGCGATACGCTGTGTGCAGGCGGCATTATGTACGGACAACGGGGAATCGCCGAGATGCTGGATATCTGTAAAGATATTCGTGAACAGAGTGCACCCGACGTGCTGCTCTTGAACTATTCCAATCCGATGGCGATGCTGACTTGGGCTTGCAATAAGTATGGTGGTGTGCGGACGATCGGACTGTGTCATGGTGTACAGCATGGTCATCATCAGATTGCGGAAGCTTTTGGCTTGAAAAAGAGCGAAGTGGATATTATCTGTGCCGGCATCAACCATCAGACCTGGTACATTCAGGCGTCTCATGAAGGTAAAGACCTTACAGGTGATCTGCTCGAAGCCTTCGAGAAACATCCGGAGTACAGCCGCACTGAGAAAGTGCGGATCGATATGCTGCGCCGCTTCGGATACTACAGCACGGAATCGAATGGTCATCTGAGTGAATATGTGCCGTGGTATCGCAAACGTCCGGAAGAGATCAACGAATGGATCGACCTGGGCAACTGGATTAACGGAGAGACAGGTGGGTATCTGCGGGTATGTACCGAGGGACGCAACTGGTTTGAGACTGATTTTCCAAACTGGATGAAGGATGAACCGATGCAATTCATTCCGGAAAAACGGGGTGAGGAGCACGGTTCGTACATTATTGAAGGGCTGGAGACGGGACGTGTCTATCGTGGACATTTCAATACCGTTAATAATGGAGTAATCTCGAACCTGCCAGATGATGCGATTATTGAAGCACCGGGATATGTGGATCGCAACGGCATCTCCATGCCGCATGTAGGCGATCTGCCACTTGGTCCGGCTGCGGTATGTAATGTGAGCATTTTCGTGCAACGTCTTGCGGTTGAAGCCGCGGTGAACGGAGACGACAAATTACTTCGTCAGGCGTTCATGATGGACCCGCTCGTGGGTGCCGTGTGTAATCCAAAAGAAATCTGGCAGATGGTCGACGAGATGCTGGTTGCACAGGCCCAGTGGTTGCCGCAGTACGGGGATGCGATTGCTGCCGCAGAAGAGAGACTTGCTGCTGGCGACCTTATTCCAACAAAGGAATATGAAGGTGCAGCACGTCTTAAGGTGAAAACGGTGGAAGAAATGAAACAGGATCGCGATGCTGCCAACAAAAACGCAGGTGAATCCGATAAAGGGAAAGATAGAGAGAAAGTGCAGCAATAG
- a CDS encoding permease prefix domain 1-containing protein, translating to MRLEVRITRHVNRLFAHAQDTLDNRELKEEIHSNLAARIDDYISQGMSEEKAFQTAIQHIAGMDEVMSDHRRVQRVPYWTALLQSALIYSLIAWIITIPMRVLMQGSAINNLLMIVSLIVGGMYVLYLLINKTNDSATSVKTTVIRIPALVQWNRRIWWLWAVLILVLWGTQAALRFGSSIWFNRPIQVDGPYQFAVIVIAFAIPLLSVIIPLVVHRAYRIVSKYEVSDAL from the coding sequence ATGAGATTGGAAGTTCGCATCACCCGTCATGTGAATCGTTTGTTCGCTCATGCACAAGATACATTGGACAACCGAGAATTAAAAGAAGAGATTCACAGCAATCTCGCTGCGCGGATTGACGATTATATCTCGCAGGGGATGAGTGAAGAGAAGGCGTTCCAGACCGCCATTCAGCATATCGCTGGTATGGATGAAGTGATGAGTGACCATCGAAGGGTACAACGTGTTCCTTACTGGACAGCGTTGTTGCAGTCTGCTCTGATTTATAGCCTCATAGCCTGGATCATTACCATTCCAATGAGAGTGCTGATGCAAGGCTCCGCCATAAACAATCTGCTTATGATCGTGAGTCTCATTGTTGGTGGCATGTATGTATTGTATCTGTTGATCAACAAGACGAACGATTCTGCAACTTCCGTGAAAACCACGGTTATTCGAATTCCTGCCTTAGTGCAGTGGAATCGCAGAATATGGTGGTTGTGGGCGGTATTAATACTCGTACTATGGGGGACGCAGGCAGCGTTGCGATTCGGAAGCAGCATCTGGTTTAATCGACCCATTCAGGTGGATGGACCCTATCAGTTTGCAGTGATCGTCATTGCCTTTGCCATCCCATTACTAAGTGTTATTATTCCTTTGGTTGTGCATCGCGCGTATCGGATCGTTAGTAAGTATGAAGTGAGTGATGCGTTATGA
- a CDS encoding amino acid ABC transporter substrate-binding protein: MRKKAILLLFISICVLIVAGCSSSASKDDNTIVVGIDDKFAPMGFRDEQNEIVGFDIDYARAAAEKMGKEITFQPIDWSSKESELNSGRIDMIWNGYTITDERKEKVLFTKPYLENSQVAITLADSPITKLDELDGKNVGLQALSSAADALAASPLKDKVKASEFKDNVLALTDLKTKRLDAVIIDEVVARYYMSKEEGTFKLMDESLAPEQYGIGIKKGNEELLNQLQKALDELNADGTAAKISTQWLGEDKVLK; this comes from the coding sequence ATGAGAAAAAAAGCGATTCTACTATTATTTATTAGTATATGTGTATTGATTGTGGCTGGTTGTTCCAGTTCCGCAAGCAAAGACGATAACACGATTGTTGTAGGAATTGATGACAAGTTTGCTCCAATGGGCTTCCGGGACGAGCAGAATGAAATTGTTGGTTTTGATATTGATTACGCAAGAGCTGCAGCGGAGAAAATGGGTAAAGAAATCACATTCCAGCCAATCGACTGGTCTTCCAAAGAATCAGAGCTGAACAGTGGCCGGATCGATATGATCTGGAACGGGTACACCATTACGGATGAGCGTAAAGAGAAAGTGCTCTTTACGAAGCCGTATCTGGAAAACAGTCAGGTAGCTATTACCTTGGCAGACTCGCCAATCACAAAGCTGGATGAACTCGATGGTAAAAATGTGGGATTGCAGGCACTATCCTCCGCGGCAGATGCACTAGCAGCAAGTCCACTGAAGGATAAAGTGAAAGCTTCCGAATTTAAGGATAACGTGCTTGCACTGACGGATCTGAAGACAAAACGTCTGGATGCGGTCATCATTGATGAAGTGGTAGCGAGATACTACATGTCCAAAGAAGAGGGAACATTCAAACTGATGGATGAATCTCTTGCACCGGAACAATATGGCATTGGTATCAAAAAAGGCAATGAAGAGCTTCTGAATCAGCTGCAAAAAGCGTTGGATGAGCTGAATGCAGACGGAACAGCTGCTAAAATCTCCACCCAATGGTTGGGTGAAGACAAGGTTTTGAAATAG
- a CDS encoding amino acid ABC transporter ATP-binding protein translates to MTHIIEVNQLRKSFGTLDVLKQVSFNVEPGEVIAVIGPSGSGKSTMLRSLIHLEDISGGTIRIQDQTLVDNGRYAGAADIRKMTDRMGMVFQHFNLFPHLTVQDNLELAPKTLKKESSSVIRHRSLELLGKVGLSDKADVYPGNLSGGQKQRVAIARALMMQPDILLFDEPTSALDPELTGEVLRVIKQLAQENMTMMIVTHEMGFARDVADRVFFMDNGEIAEAGPPEQIFGNPKLARTRTFLQRVEVEG, encoded by the coding sequence ATGACACATATAATAGAAGTAAATCAATTGAGAAAATCATTCGGCACACTTGATGTACTGAAACAGGTATCTTTCAACGTGGAACCAGGCGAAGTAATTGCCGTCATCGGACCTTCGGGTTCGGGGAAAAGTACGATGCTGCGCAGCCTGATTCATCTGGAGGATATTTCGGGCGGAACGATTCGCATTCAGGATCAGACGTTGGTTGATAATGGCCGTTACGCGGGTGCCGCAGATATTCGCAAGATGACGGATCGTATGGGGATGGTATTCCAGCATTTCAACTTGTTCCCGCATCTGACTGTACAAGATAATCTGGAACTCGCACCGAAAACTTTGAAAAAAGAAAGTTCAAGCGTCATCAGGCATCGCAGTCTGGAATTACTCGGCAAAGTAGGGCTGTCGGACAAGGCCGATGTCTACCCTGGTAATCTGTCCGGTGGACAGAAACAACGTGTAGCTATTGCCCGCGCACTCATGATGCAACCGGACATCCTCCTGTTCGATGAGCCGACATCGGCACTTGATCCGGAGCTGACCGGGGAAGTGTTACGCGTAATCAAACAGCTGGCACAGGAAAACATGACGATGATGATCGTCACGCATGAGATGGGCTTCGCCCGTGACGTTGCGGATCGCGTATTCTTCATGGATAACGGGGAAATCGCAGAGGCGGGACCTCCAGAACAGATCTTCGGCAATCCAAAACTTGCACGTACTCGGACATTTTTGCAGCGGGTGGAAGTGGAAGGATAG
- a CDS encoding AraC family transcriptional regulator — protein MSITKHWTGSLYQEALRTEDCGPRFYAYYYKQWDNYRMSYHHHESTEIMYIISGMCRVDVQMSDGSSEQAVLKKGQFIMLDAGVPHRLLVEDGVPCRMLNVEFGFSGSPPGQLSIRQLALEEEEVRTLLSNASPYLVLPDPEEVYHIMKSLVLELDQRGLLEQGRSSLPIGVIPTEKRAQHREARNLSSPEQGMLVRTLFIQLLVRVARLRGEMSRSAPDQAELYVKRTIEFMHHNMDRNIQMKDIAAAVNLHPGYLHRIFRQHTQRTPTDYLTMLRMEKAKMLLQQTNIPISEISDYVGVGSRQYFHMLFKKYTGSTPVEFRSSMERHVSQYPPDE, from the coding sequence ATGAGCATTACGAAGCACTGGACAGGAAGCCTGTATCAGGAGGCATTGCGAACTGAGGACTGCGGGCCGCGTTTCTACGCTTACTATTACAAGCAGTGGGACAACTATCGTATGTCCTATCACCATCATGAATCCACAGAGATCATGTATATTATTTCGGGAATGTGCCGGGTGGATGTGCAGATGTCGGATGGGAGTTCGGAGCAGGCTGTTTTGAAAAAAGGGCAGTTCATTATGCTGGACGCAGGTGTCCCGCACCGTTTGCTGGTGGAAGATGGTGTCCCTTGCCGGATGCTCAATGTGGAGTTTGGATTCTCAGGCTCGCCTCCCGGACAGCTATCCATCCGTCAGCTCGCGCTGGAGGAGGAAGAAGTTCGCACTCTACTCTCTAATGCTTCGCCATATCTGGTACTGCCTGACCCGGAAGAGGTGTATCATATTATGAAAAGTCTGGTCCTGGAACTCGACCAGCGAGGTCTGCTGGAGCAAGGAAGGTCATCTTTACCAATAGGAGTTATTCCTACAGAGAAAAGGGCACAACATCGCGAAGCCCGGAATCTCTCGTCCCCGGAACAGGGTATGCTGGTACGTACACTGTTTATTCAGTTGCTGGTCCGTGTTGCACGTCTGCGCGGAGAAATGAGCCGGAGTGCGCCAGATCAGGCGGAGCTGTATGTCAAACGAACCATTGAATTCATGCATCACAATATGGATCGCAACATTCAGATGAAGGATATTGCGGCAGCAGTTAATCTGCATCCAGGCTATTTACATCGTATTTTTCGTCAGCACACGCAGCGCACACCTACCGACTACCTGACGATGCTTCGCATGGAGAAGGCCAAGATGCTGCTTCAGCAGACGAATATCCCGATTTCGGAAATCTCCGACTATGTTGGAGTAGGCAGTCGTCAGTATTTTCATATGTTGTTCAAGAAATATACAGGCTCGACTCCAGTTGAATTTCGCTCCTCTATGGAACGACATGTTAGTCAGTACCCGCCGGATGAATGA
- a CDS encoding amino acid ABC transporter permease, with amino-acid sequence MSWDYLSTILKPMLEGAQTTVFMFLLAIVLSVPLGFAVTLAMRSQIKPLAWIAHTYVYVMRGTPLLLQILFFCFGLPLLPVIGEYLVFDRFVAAGIAFILNYAAYFAEIFRGGLLSIDKGQHEAAKVLGLTKWQTMTKVIIPQMIRVVLPATANESITLIKDTALLYAVAVPELLYYAQAAVNRDLQLTPFFVAAVMYLLMTLVLTVLFKALEKRFSFE; translated from the coding sequence ATGAGTTGGGATTATTTATCGACCATTTTAAAACCTATGCTAGAGGGTGCGCAGACCACCGTTTTCATGTTCTTGCTAGCGATTGTGTTATCTGTACCGCTTGGATTTGCGGTCACGCTTGCTATGAGAAGCCAAATTAAACCACTGGCATGGATTGCCCATACGTATGTATATGTGATGCGAGGAACACCGCTGCTGCTCCAAATTCTATTCTTCTGCTTTGGATTACCGTTGCTTCCGGTGATTGGAGAGTATCTGGTGTTTGATCGTTTTGTTGCAGCGGGGATTGCGTTCATCCTAAACTATGCGGCGTACTTCGCTGAAATCTTCAGGGGCGGACTGCTTTCCATTGATAAGGGGCAACATGAGGCAGCGAAGGTACTGGGGTTAACAAAGTGGCAAACGATGACTAAAGTCATTATTCCTCAGATGATTCGTGTAGTATTGCCCGCAACGGCCAATGAATCCATTACGCTCATCAAGGATACGGCACTGCTCTATGCCGTGGCTGTGCCCGAGCTGTTGTATTACGCCCAAGCGGCGGTAAATCGCGACTTACAGCTGACACCTTTCTTCGTGGCGGCGGTTATGTATCTGCTCATGACACTTGTACTCACCGTGCTGTTCAAGGCACTGGAGAAGCGGTTTTCATTTGAATAA
- a CDS encoding PadR family transcriptional regulator, producing MDVQVINSDLIRGNIDPIILSVLIPADNYGYSIIKEIYRKSGEQFELKEPTLYSSLKRLEKSGYVESYWGEETQGGRRKYYRITTQGLEAYREQVHAWQAAKALIDCMIVTGEKGDEDL from the coding sequence ATGGATGTGCAAGTGATTAACAGTGATCTGATTCGGGGCAATATTGACCCCATCATTCTGAGTGTACTTATACCCGCAGATAACTATGGCTACAGCATTATTAAGGAGATCTATCGCAAGAGCGGAGAGCAGTTTGAATTGAAGGAACCCACGCTTTATTCCAGTTTGAAGAGGCTGGAGAAGAGTGGATATGTGGAGTCCTACTGGGGGGAAGAGACGCAGGGAGGACGACGCAAATATTACCGAATTACAACGCAAGGCCTCGAAGCCTATAGAGAGCAGGTTCATGCTTGGCAAGCAGCCAAGGCACTGATTGATTGCATGATTGTCACTGGAGAAAAAGGAGATGAAGACCTATGA